The genomic DNA TATGGTGCCGCTTGGCGGGTGATGCGCCCCAGCTCTATTACCGATCAGATTTTTATTAAAGTCAATAGAATCAGGACTTTACAAGAGTCCGATGTTCGGATGGTAGATGAAAGTGAGGAGGAAGAATTTATCGCCATTGTCAATTATGCGATCATTGGATTAGTGCAGTTAGAGTGGGGGACAGCGGAACATTTGGAAGCCGATACAGCCCAAATTTTAGAGGCTTATGATGATTATAAAAACAAAGCCAAAGCCTTGATGCTTCGTAAAAACTACGATTATGGCGAGGCTTGGCGGAGTATGCGCGTGTCTTCCATTACGGATTTAATTTATCAGAAAGTACTGCGTACCAAGCAGATAGAAGATAATCACGGAAAAACATTGGTATCCGAAGGTTTAGATGCCAATTATTACGATATGCTAAATTATGCGGTGTTTTGTCTTATTAAAATGAAAATAACCGAAGAGAATGCTTAAACGATTGCTAAGATTTGCCGTTGGCTTTTTATTTATCTTATCAGGCGGTGTAAAGGCGGTTGACATCCGAGGTTTTGCGTTTAAATTAGAAGAATATTTTTCTGCACAAGTCTTTGACCTGCCTTTTTTAGAAGCTTGGGCACTTCCAATCGCTGCCATTGTGGTGATGTTAGAAATAGCCTTAGGCTTAATGCTTTTGCTTGATATTCGCTTGAAATGGACTTTGAGATATTTAACAATATTGTGTCTATTTTTTGCATTTTTGACATTTTACTCGGCGTATTATCATGTGGTGACAGATTGCGGTTGCTTCGGTGATGCAATAAAACTGAGCCCTTGGCAAAGTTTCTGGAAAGATATTATTTTATTAGCTTTATTGATTTTAATTGGGTGGCTATACCGACATCAATTTTCTACGAAAGCACAATCTTACCGCTATTCTTTTTTAGCTTTGGGCTTGATTAGCGGACTTTGGCTGATGATTTACGGTTGGAGATATGAACCTGCTATTGATTTTAGAGATTATAAAATAGGAACGGATTTGCTTAGTGAAAAACAGAAAATTGCCGCTCATCCTTCAGAATATAAAACTGTCTATACACTCAAAAATAAGAAAAATAAAACAGAGATTACGGTCAATCAAGATGAGTACATCAACCAAAATTATTGGCAAAATCCAGATTGGGAAATCCAAGAAGATCAAACCACCAATCAATTGGTGAAACAAGGATATGTATCTGAAATCGTGAAGTTTAAGATTGAAAATCAACAGGGCGAAGATGTTACGGACAGCCTATTAACAGCGCCAAAAGCGGTGTTGGTATTCTCATATCAGCCTGATCACGCCGATGCGCAACTCCTCGCCGATGTGGAAGAAAAAGTGGCTCAATTGAAAAAGATAACCGTTTATGGCATTTCTACTAATCCTCAAACTTTTAAAATATTGCCCAATGGGCTGATGGATGGCACGGCAATAAAGACAATTGCGAGAAGTAATCCTTTTGTTTTGGTGCTAAAGCGAGGAAAAATTGTAGATAAAATGCCAGCGCGAGATTTTATAAATCAATAAAAAAATCATTAAAAATTAAAAAATAAAATAATGCAAAAGTCAAATAAATCTATAGCGGGTTATCATTTATTGATGATACTTTCGGCGGTAGATTATGAATTTCAGCCAGAAGAAGGCTTGGTTATTAGAGAGTATTTAGCCGAAGAGTTTCCTTTTAGAATGAATTTGGATAATGAGATGGCGATTATCGCAAATTTACAACCTGAAGCGTGGAAAGATCATTTTGAATTCCATGCCCATTGTTTTTTAGATGATTCTACGGAAGAGGAGCGCAAGAGATTTGCGAAATTCGCAAAATCTTTGATAAAAGCTGATCAAGAAGTCACGGAAAGAGAGCATCAGTTCTATCAACTGATGAAAACGATTTGGAAATTAAACTAATTAAATCATTATAAAATGAGAAAAAATATCGTTGCAGGAAACTGGAAAATGAATAAAACCTATCCTGAAGCTCAACAATTGATGAATGAACTTTTAGAGTACACGCAAAATCATCAGCCGAATTGCGAGGTTATGATTGCGCCACCAGCATTGTATCTTATCCCTGCCCAAGCCCTACTGAAGGGGAAAGTGGGCGTTTATGCTCAAGATATTTCTGAGTATGGAAGTGGGGCTTACACAGGTGAAATTTCGGCGGATATGCTGAAATCGGTGGATGCCAATGGCAGTATTATCGCGCATTCTGAGAGAAGGCAATACCACGGCGAAACCGACAGTCACGCCAATAGAAAGATTAAAAACCTCTTGGATAGAGGGCTTACGCCGATTTATTGCAATGGTGAAAATCTTGAAGAGCGGAAATCAGGTCGCTATTTAGAAGTGATTAAAAACCAAACCGAAGTGGCGCTATTTACGCTAAGTGCGGAAGAGATTAAAAAAGTGGTTATCGCTTATGAGCCTGTTTGGGCGATAGGTACTGGCGAAACGGCATCTGCAGAGCAAGCGCAAGAGGTGCACGCGTACATCAGAAATTTGATTGCTGAAAAGTATGGTCGCGAGGTGGCGGAAGAAATTTCCATCCTCTACGGCGGTTCGGTAAAACCAAATAATGCTAAAGAAATATTCTCTCAGCCTGATGTAGATGGCGGATTGATTGGAGGTGCAGCGCTTAATATTGAGGATTTCTCTAAAATTATAGAAGCTTTTTAAAATTATTGCATTGGATTAAAAAAGCCATTTCAAATCATTTGAAATGGCTTTTTTTGTGAATTTTTAAATTTACGAAATCAATAAATTATCGCGAGTAATTTTAAATTTTATACATTAAATCTAAAGTGCATAATATCACCATCTTGAACGATGTATTCTTTACCTTCCACGGATAGTTTTCCAGCTTCTTTCACTTTAACTTCGGAACCATAGTTGATGAAATCATCGTATTTGATCACTTCGGCACGGATAAAGCCTTTTTCAAAATCGGTGTGGATTACGCCTGCGGCTTGTGGTGCTGTCCAGCCTCTGCCAATGGTCCAAGCACGGACTTCTTTTACGCCTGCGGTAAAGTAGGTTTGGAGTTTCAATAATTCGTAGGCTTTTCTGATCAAACGGTTAACGCCAGGTTCCTCTAATCCCAATTCTTCTAAGAACATTTGGCGTTCCTCAAAGGTTTCTAATTCATTGATGTCGGCTTCTATTTGTGCAGCTAAAACGACCACTTCGGCACCTTCTTTTTGAGCGATTTCTTCCACTTTGGCTACCCATTCGTTGCCGTTTTTTATTGAATTTTCATCCACATTGCAAACATAAAGCACGGGTTTTTTGGTCAACAATTGAACTTCGTCAATGATAGGACGCGTGATATCATCGGTTTCAAATTCTCGAGCATTTCTGCCATTTTCTACGAATTCTAAAATATTTTTTAGCGTTTCGTATTTCTGAATATCTTCTTTTTTACCCGATTTAATGAATTTTTTAGCTTTTTCAACTGCTTTGGTTAGTGTTTCAATATCTTTAAGCTGAAGTTCTATATCAATAATCTCCTTATCTCTTACAGGATCTACGGAGCCTTCTACATGGACGATGTTTCCGTTTTCAAAGCATCGTAATACATGGATAATCGCCTCACACTCACGGATGTTAGCCAAAAATTGGTTGCCTAAACCTTCGCCACGGCTGGCACCTTTTACTAATCCTGCGATGTCTACAATCTCCACCACGGCAGGCAGCACACGCTCTGGATTGACTAGTTTTTCTAATTCAAATAAGCGCTGATCAGGCACAGACACGGTTCCTAAATTGGGTTCTATGGTACAAAAAGGATAGTTGGCACTCTGTGCTTTGGCGTTACTTAGGCAGTTAAACAGCGTTGATTTCCCTACATTGGGCAATCCTACAATTCCACATTTCATATTGTTGTTATCTCTTATATTTTGCAAATATACATAAGTTAAAACTATTTTTAGGGATGAAAGTTTTAAATTGTGCTGGTTTTTTACTTGGTAGAGATTAAATCAATTTTAAATTATTATTAAAACACTATTTTTATTAAAAAAAATATTTTTTTTGCTCCTTTTTTAGGGTTTTATCATCGCTTATAAAATTCAATCGTTTTTTCAATAGCCTCCGTACAAACAGGGCAAAAACCATGCGGCACATTAGATGCCATTCTGCAATCTAAGGCAGGGCTATAAATGCCTTTTGGCGTGTAGCCTCCACCTTCAAAAACGCCTACCTTGTCTTTGTACATCGGAATTCTTGGAGTAGGGATGGGCGTGTTTTTGTCGATGTGTTTTGCCCATTTAGACTTGAAATTAACCAATGTGGTGAGGTTGGGTTCCCAAGGCTCTACTTTTAGATTGTAAAAATCTTCAGTACCTCCAGAATTATTATAATATTCATCACCTAAACCTACGAAACCATGCCCAAATTCGTGGACAAAAACTTTATCCGAAGTGCTATCATCAGCCGAAACCAAGTTCATCACATTATAAAAGCCACCGCCACCATATCTATCAGTATTCACAATGACGAAAATTTGATCATAAGGTACATTTGCTGCGATATCCGCAATTTTAAAAAGAGAAAGTGTAGTCAAATAACGCGGTGTTCCAAAGGTGTAAAATGTAGAATTTAACACGGTGTTTTTATAAATATTTTCTCCAGGAATATCCGTTCCAGACTCTACCGAAGGTGCTTGGATGGTGTAAATATTGAAATCTTGGCGATGCGCATTAAAAGGCGGAATTTTCATCATATAATCGATGAATTTTTTAGCATCTTGGTTAAATTTCTCTATTTCGGCTTCGGTATAACCTTCGGAAATAATTGCAATATCTACTGCGTTTTTAGGATGTTGATTGCCGTATCGCAAACTTTTATAAGGTGTTGGCTTTTCGTTGATAATACGCATATCCTGTGGCGAAATCTTTTCAGAAAACAGATTAACGAATTTTCCATCTCGGTTTCTTGCCTGCACTTCTACAATAATATTATGCTTAGGATAAGGCATTTGTATGGTGTTTTCAAAAGTCCGATAGCGATGCTTAGCCTCTTCCGTAGATTGCCATTCTTTAAAAATAGGGCTAAAACCTTTCGAAAAAATCAATTGTCCTGTGGTTTCATCTTTGGCTAAAATTCGATAATTGCCATAATCTGGGAAAAATAATTGGTGAACAGTGCCTCCACCATAATAAGGTTCGTGTTTGAGTTGGTAGAGTGTAACTTGCTCATTTTCATAGTTTCCACTAAGGATTAAGTCAATCCTCAAACTGCCTTCATCGAAAAAATCATCATATTTGATATTCTGGGCATAACTCAAAGCGATACAACAGAAACTTAAGGTAAATAAAAATCTTTTTATCATCATATTAAAATTATGTAGCAAATTTAATAAAAATATTTATTATTTTAAGGGAAAATTGATTTTTAAATGCTGATGGATTTATTTATTATTTTTCAAATTTTCATATAGTTTTTTATATTTTCTATACTTAAAAATAAAATAATTGGTAATGAGTGGGTGTCAAATTACAAATAAAATGACATTCAGCCGTTGATAAGTAATGTCCAACATATTATTCATAACTTGCATAATTTTTACGCATACCAAAATATTGTATCCATGATTATTTAAAATTATTTTTAATTTTGTGAATTATTCTGTTTTTTTTATAGTTCGTAAATATAATAAAAAAAATTGGAATTATTTTATATTTTGGGGTAAAGTTTTTACTTAAAACTCTTTTGAATTTTATTACTTTTGCGATAGTTCGCAACTTATAACAAAACGCCAATTCTACGCTCTGGCTTTTGAATTTTATTACTTTTGCGATAGTTCGCAACCTCAAAAAATAACCTACTGAAAATAAGCAGGTTGTTTTTGTTTTTAGGATTTTATTTTTAATGATTTAAAAATTCTCCTACTCCTAAACTTTTCAATTTTTTTTAATGCTATCAAAAAGTAATTGGTGGGTAATGGATCTTCTTTCTTTTTGGAAAAAAACTCAATGTCGCTCAATTGCTTGTCGGTGATGTGCATAATGGCGACTTTTCCGTATTTGGTAATGACGGATTTTACCCGCTTGATGTAGACTTCGGCATTCTCTCTACTGGGACAATGGTGGATGTAAATGGAAAACTGGAACAGATAAAAACCGTTTTTTGCTTTCAAAGCTTAGTTTGGAGCATAAAAGGTATTCTGTTATTGGGGTTAATCAATTGATAACCAGCTTTCCTCGCACCTCAAAGCCCTAATTTCTCGGCTTCTTTGAATACTAAATTTTTGGCGGCTATGGGATCATTGGGGATCTCGCCTTCCAAGATGGCTTCTTTTACTTTTTCCTTTAAAATGCCGATTTCTCGACCTGGCTTTAGCCCAAACCATAGCATAATTTCCTCGCCAGAAACAGGCGGTTGAAAATTTCTAATATGGTCTTTTTCTTCCACTTCTTTTATTTTTTTAGCAACATATTCAAAATTTTTCTTGTAACGCTCTTGTTTTTTTGCGTTTTTAGTGGTAATGTCGGCTTTGCATAGTGTGAAAAGGTCTTCCAAATCTTCTCCAGCATCAAATAAAAGGCGTCTTAGCGCAGCATCAGAGGTGTCATCGGTGATTAAGGCGATAGGTCTGGAGGAAAGTTTAACCATTTTTTGCACATACTTTAAATCGTTGCCTAAGGGAAGTTTCAAGCGTTGGAACAGTGGTTTTACCATTTTAGAACCGATAAATTCGTGTCCGTGGAAAGTCCAACCTGTAGATTCAACAAATTTT from Riemerella columbina includes the following:
- the tpiA gene encoding triose-phosphate isomerase, translated to MRKNIVAGNWKMNKTYPEAQQLMNELLEYTQNHQPNCEVMIAPPALYLIPAQALLKGKVGVYAQDISEYGSGAYTGEISADMLKSVDANGSIIAHSERRQYHGETDSHANRKIKNLLDRGLTPIYCNGENLEERKSGRYLEVIKNQTEVALFTLSAEEIKKVVIAYEPVWAIGTGETASAEQAQEVHAYIRNLIAEKYGREVAEEISILYGGSVKPNNAKEIFSQPDVDGGLIGGAALNIEDFSKIIEAF
- a CDS encoding BT_3928 family protein codes for the protein MLKRLLRFAVGFLFILSGGVKAVDIRGFAFKLEEYFSAQVFDLPFLEAWALPIAAIVVMLEIALGLMLLLDIRLKWTLRYLTILCLFFAFLTFYSAYYHVVTDCGCFGDAIKLSPWQSFWKDIILLALLILIGWLYRHQFSTKAQSYRYSFLALGLISGLWLMIYGWRYEPAIDFRDYKIGTDLLSEKQKIAAHPSEYKTVYTLKNKKNKTEITVNQDEYINQNYWQNPDWEIQEDQTTNQLVKQGYVSEIVKFKIENQQGEDVTDSLLTAPKAVLVFSYQPDHADAQLLADVEEKVAQLKKITVYGISTNPQTFKILPNGLMDGTAIKTIARSNPFVLVLKRGKIVDKMPARDFINQ
- the ychF gene encoding redox-regulated ATPase YchF; this translates as MKCGIVGLPNVGKSTLFNCLSNAKAQSANYPFCTIEPNLGTVSVPDQRLFELEKLVNPERVLPAVVEIVDIAGLVKGASRGEGLGNQFLANIRECEAIIHVLRCFENGNIVHVEGSVDPVRDKEIIDIELQLKDIETLTKAVEKAKKFIKSGKKEDIQKYETLKNILEFVENGRNAREFETDDITRPIIDEVQLLTKKPVLYVCNVDENSIKNGNEWVAKVEEIAQKEGAEVVVLAAQIEADINELETFEERQMFLEELGLEEPGVNRLIRKAYELLKLQTYFTAGVKEVRAWTIGRGWTAPQAAGVIHTDFEKGFIRAEVIKYDDFINYGSEVKVKEAGKLSVEGKEYIVQDGDIMHFRFNV
- a CDS encoding DUF1599 domain-containing protein → MQDTSQQFDAVLHICRELFRKKLQDYGAAWRVMRPSSITDQIFIKVNRIRTLQESDVRMVDESEEEEFIAIVNYAIIGLVQLEWGTAEHLEADTAQILEAYDDYKNKAKALMLRKNYDYGEAWRSMRVSSITDLIYQKVLRTKQIEDNHGKTLVSEGLDANYYDMLNYAVFCLIKMKITEENA
- a CDS encoding M64 family metallopeptidase, translating into MMIKRFLFTLSFCCIALSYAQNIKYDDFFDEGSLRIDLILSGNYENEQVTLYQLKHEPYYGGGTVHQLFFPDYGNYRILAKDETTGQLIFSKGFSPIFKEWQSTEEAKHRYRTFENTIQMPYPKHNIIVEVQARNRDGKFVNLFSEKISPQDMRIINEKPTPYKSLRYGNQHPKNAVDIAIISEGYTEAEIEKFNQDAKKFIDYMMKIPPFNAHRQDFNIYTIQAPSVESGTDIPGENIYKNTVLNSTFYTFGTPRYLTTLSLFKIADIAANVPYDQIFVIVNTDRYGGGGFYNVMNLVSADDSTSDKVFVHEFGHGFVGLGDEYYNNSGGTEDFYNLKVEPWEPNLTTLVNFKSKWAKHIDKNTPIPTPRIPMYKDKVGVFEGGGYTPKGIYSPALDCRMASNVPHGFCPVCTEAIEKTIEFYKR
- a CDS encoding TerB family tellurite resistance protein, with the translated sequence MQKSNKSIAGYHLLMILSAVDYEFQPEEGLVIREYLAEEFPFRMNLDNEMAIIANLQPEAWKDHFEFHAHCFLDDSTEEERKRFAKFAKSLIKADQEVTEREHQFYQLMKTIWKLN